The window CATCGGGAAGATTAACGAGCTTACTACGCTGCGAAAGAACCTCGTCTAAGAATTGTACATTCATTGGGTCGAGGATATCTTTCACAAATTGCTCATCCTTACCTTGACGAAGATCATCGAACACTTTGTTCTTCAAGTCAGACTTAGTTGCTTTTGCTTCTACCTTCTTAATACCGAGCTTCGCAAAGTATTCTTCGAAGTCGTAGAAGCTGCACATAGTTCCTATGCAACCTACATAGTCATTCTGTGTCATAGCGTATATACGCTGACCGTGGCATCCGATGTAATATCCAGCTGAGCAACACATCTGTTCATAGAATGTAAGGATAGGTTTCTCGCAACTGCGTAGTGTTTCGCTTAGACGATCGAGGTACCACGCTTCACCACCTGGTGAATTGATGTGAAGGAAGTGACAAGATATTTGCGGATTAGCTTCAGCAGCAAGCAGGTCTGATTGAAGCTGCTTACTTGAGAAGTAGTAATATGAATCGGACATCACGGTACCGAACACACGATGATAAGCAATACTATTATCAGGCAATTGCTCATCATTGAACTCATCAGTAAGTGTAATAGGAGCGGTGTTTTCTTGATTCGTTATCTTCTGAATATCCAAGAGAGCAAGATGTGACTCGAGCTGATACCAACTATGGGTATTAAGGTAAGCAAGCATTTCATCTTTCGTCATGCTGAGCGCAGACTTCATCTCAGGTTTATCTGGTGCTTTACCACTGAGCGGAAAGGCTGTTAACATAGCCTGTCGAAATCCGTCAATAGTTATGAATAGAGGCTTCCCTGAGACAAGTAGAGACTGTAATTCTTTCATCAATATTCTTTTTGATGCGAATTTACTATATAATAAGGTGTAGGCAAAAGACCTACAGAAGGGGGGCTGTGAGCATTTTACACTTGATTACGAGGTTTGCGGAGTTCAAATTTGAAGATATCTGAACACGTGCAGGAATATCTGACGTTCCGATGTTATGAGTTTTCCTATCAGATGTCTTGATTGTAACGATAGCACTTCTCTCTATTGCGAAGATCCTGCGAGTTTCTTCGTCGGGTAAGTCTATAACTATGGTTTTATCGCAGTTCCAATAATTACCAGATTCATTGTCAGTAAGTTGTGGTATATATGAGAATGTGTCTGCTATAAACTCATACACTTTCTTCTTTCCTTCTCTATTTGGATTTACAAGTCTCACTTGTACGGTGTTTAAAAACTCTAACATATCATAAAACATTTGAGTGACAAAAACGATAGTTTGGTATGTATTAAAAAATATTAAATACATGCAACTTTTTGATACTTACGAACCTTCTTGGGTCTAAGTCGGTTTCGGAAGCGGTAGTAATTCTTCAATAATGCATCTGAAGATATAGACTTCAATTGATAGCTACGAATGAAGTCATAGATAACATCGAGGTTTCTCTTCTGTCGACCGAACTCTTCATTCTCCAATAGAATACGATGGAGTTCGAAATTGAACATCCTTCGTATCTGAGCTTCTATTTCCTTAGCTGCTGCTGGAGATAGGTAATTGTAGTAAGCAGGATCTTTCCAAGGGCTTGCGATAGCACCAGCCTTGCGCTGTGGTAAGTGAATACGGAGGTTGCCGTTTACGACATCAGGTTGATTGCTGCGCTGCTTGGTCATATTCTCCCATACGCAGAAGTATAGGTCCGTGGTGCTTGGAATCTTGACACCACCAGTGGTGGTATCTTTTCTATATTTTGCACTGATATACTCTGCAAGGTACTGTTCAATTTGAATTGTAACAACTCGTTTTGCAGACCATTTTTTTTCTCCATATCCTTTTTAGTTTTTAGCCGTCCTACCGTCCTACATTCCTACAAAATTAGACTTAATTAACGCAAAGTTACAGATTATCAATGAGATAACAAAATTTTATCACTCAAAAGTTTTATTATTTCACTCTCTTTTTTCATTCTACAATCCTACAAAAACACATATTTTGTAGGACGACGAATCCAAAACAGAGAAAAACACGAAAAATCCTATTTCCTACAACGTCCTACAATCCTACAAATAAATAATTAAATCCTATTTCTTATAATAATAATATAACTATTTGATTTATAGGTATATATGTATAATATAGGTTTGAAAAGAAAAACAATTTGTAGGATTGTAGGAATGTAGGACGGTATTTTTCTGAAAATTTATTTTCAAAAGTCACGTTTTCGAGGTTTCTTCTGAAAATTGGGGGTACGGGGGATTCTTTCGCCACCTTCAGCAATAAAGAATGTGATATGGTATTGATATGATATGTGATATAGATAGAAAAAAATGAGCCGTGCCTATTCATCCGAACTGGCACGGCTCTAAAGGAATTTGATACTTTCATTAAAAAGGTTCATCACTTCCGTCTGACGGCTCAAATGGCAATTCTTGCGGAAGAGTTTTTTTCGGTGGTTCTTCAGTTGTGTTAGTTACCTTAGTTTCGACAGGCTTGCTTTCTTTATTACTGTCCTCAGCATAGTCTCTTCTAAAGTCTATATTGTATGACTCGACAAACTTGTCGTAATCTATAATGATAGCACTTGTAGATGTGCTCTTCTGCTTACGCAGCTTAACCATACTTCCATCACGAAGGTCTGCGTCGTCGACCGTCTCCTCCCATATGAATCTTCTTGAAGATACTGTGCCGACGTATGAAGAATGACTACGTAGGTTTTGTTCTATCGTTGACAGCGTGCTATTCTCATTGTTATATCCGCTTCTGTCGAAGATACTGAAGACTGCACTCAAGCGTAAGAACATAATATTAGCACCTGCTTCAAAGGTGAAGGTCTTGGCGTCTCCACGTGAATCTTTACCTGTGACCTTCTTGGGTTGCTCGATAAGAAACTCACGTCCTTCTATGATTTGTCTCGTGTCAATCATATTGTTGACAGCTGTGAAGAACATCGCCAGCTTATCAGTGCTACGAATAAGTGACAACTGAAATTGCACCTTCTCTTGTACAATCTTGAAGAACTCATCGTAGGTGAATGGTAGGCGAAGGTTAGAGTATCGCTCGATTAGTTTGACTGTTCCCAAGAAGAGAGATGCTGTCTTCATCAGGCGGTCCATCTCGCCAGAGTTGATGAGGTCTTGCTTTAGTTCGTTATACGCTTCTTGTTTAAGGCTTCTGAAATGGTCCATGAACATAGGACGAAGTTCCAGGATCTGAAGGAGCACGTTCGAAAGACCTATCTTGTTTGGGTCTTCAATAGTCTTCAGTTCTTCGAAGAGGCGCACTTCTTCTGGTGTGCGGTTTCGAGGCTTTGGCACCTCGCAAACAATCACACGACTCATAAGAGCGTTGTCATCACGTTGCGGTGTCTCTTGACCGCAGATGATGACAGGGGCAAACACCTTATCATTCTCAATCTCTCGTCCAGATGTACCTTTTCTCTTCTGTTTACCGTCACCGTCATATACGATACCTTTCAGAGCTTGGAACTTTGTATCGCTTATATCCTTGTTGTTGTATTCGTCAAGTACAACGGGGACATCTTTAAATGTACCCATAATGGTAGACATCGCAGCATCGGTACCAGTGTTAAGGTTGAAGATAGGTATATTAGGAGAAATGAATAGCGAGCGGATTGATATTGCTATCTGTGTCTTACCAGACGACATCGGACCCATAAAAAATGGAGCGGTGAAAAGTCTATCGATGCAGTGGATGTTGCTTCTGAAGGCGCACATAATTGCAAAAACTAAAGCCCATTTACCATTGTCATTAATCTTATACACCTGGTCCATCAGTGATGCCCACTTTTCGAAGCTGACCTTCTTCTCAGCTGGAACCTCTTTATATACAAGCTGACTGATAAGCTCGTACTTATCTGATTGCTTACCACTACCTGCATAGATAGTTGAAAAAGCAGGAAGATAGTAATTGTTTTTATTGTGCGTAACCACACCCAGTTCATTAACGGGGTCGAATACCCACTGACCGTCGATATTGTGGAAGATACCATTCGCAAAGGCAAAGAACTGTTCATCTGTCTTTCGACTCATACCTTCGCTCTGCTGATTACCGTAGATTTTCACCTCCGAACACATTACGAAGTGGCGACTCATATATGTTTTGATTGCCTTCCATTGCCACTCTTCACCATTGAAGTTCACAGCTTCGTAATTGATTAATACCTCCTCAATCGAGGACATCTTCAGCATTGCTTTAGAAGGTATTTCTATATATACATAGGTGTCTCGTAATATCTACGATTGATGCGCAGCACACGCTTATTCTGTTCGAAATCATCTGAAAAGATATGGAGTAATGGTGTCATGAAGAAGTCAGCGACTTGTGTCATACCATTACCATTCTTGTTGCGAAACATGTAGCACACTGGCTCGCTCTTCTTGTTGAGTCGTGGATAATAGCCACTCTCTTTCCACATCCTCTTGTACTCTTCGTTCTCTTGTACATAGTCTGGAGGGTCGTTCACATCGAACTCTTCGTCATCGAGGTTGTCTGCTTGCATACTCACCTTCATTGCAGACTTACGCTTGAGGACGAAAGGTTTTCTAAGCTCGTCAAACTGACCCTTGGTCAGATTGAGGTAAAAACAATAATTAGCCTTGTTAACAGTTATAACTGTGTCATCAGCGTAAGAAGATAACTCGATGCATCGTGAGATTAATGGAACACGGTTGCCCCGAAAATCGCGAAGAAACACACCATGAGTATCCATGTAATTGTCTAAAAAAGATATTGTGCTGCCAATAGAATTAAAATCTATTCTGATACCAGCACGATACATATCTGCAAGTGCATGTAAGTAGTCGCTTTCTTCACCGTCTTTGGTCAGGGAACATCCGATGTCAGAAGACTCGAAGTAGCAGCAGATGCGACGTAATTCTTGAATATCATTACTTGAAGGACGACCTGAAACGTATACGATAGGTTCTTCGCCATAGCCATCGAGAAATTCCTGCATAATAGACGTAATTCTTGCAGGAGAATCATTTTTGAGATTCTCTTTAAGAGCGTCAAGCCCAAAGATACCAGACGGTGTATTTGTTTGCTCGATCGATTCTTTTAAATTGGTACGAATGCTTCGCACCTTATTGTCTATTATTCCGATTTTACTTCGGAAATCTTCCGCAATTGATTTGATATATTCCAAACCCAGAACAGAGTCTTGCACACACGCTACGAGGGAACAGATGGAGTTCAAGCAGTCTGTGATAACTGTCTCATCCTTGTAGCCTCGTGGAAGAATCATACGCTTGAACGCCTTTGGGAAAGGTTCTGTGAGTTCCTTTAACTTCTTGCTTGTAAGGCTGCCGTGTGCTTTAGCGAACTCGTCTGGGTCCATACCTTTTTCAAGACGGATGCAGCGCACCTTTACCCCAGCCTTCAAAAGCAGCTCACAGTTCTTTAACGATGCCTTGACACCAGCAGGGTCGGCATCGTAAATCATTATGATGTCATCTGTGAAGCGAAGTAGTAATTTCACTTGATCTTCAGTGAATGCGGTGCCACTTCCACCTATAACATTCTCGACACCTACCTTATGCAGAGACATTACGTCAAACTGACCTTCGACAAGATAAGCAAAGCCTGTCTTACCAATACTCTTGCGTGCCTGGTATAATCCGAATATGTGCTTACCTTTTGTAAACAGAGGCGTTTCGCCTGTGTTTACATATTTACCTGTCTTGTCATTTGGAGTTACAATTCGCCCAGAGAATCCTACGACATGACCTTGCATGTCGTAGAAAGGAAACATTAAGCGGTCACGGAACCTGTCGTATAAGCGACCTTCGCTATTCCCAAGTACATCTACTTCTTGCAGTAATTCTTGTGAATAACCAGCTCTTGACAGCTCTGTAAGAGCAAGATTACCCATAGGAGCATAACCAACACCGAAGTCGGTCAATGCTTTGTCGGGAAGACTATATCCACGTGATGCAAGGAAACTCTCTGCTTGCGCAAGGTTCTTCTGAAAGAACTTTGCAGCAGCGTCTATTGCGATGCGCTGCGCTTCCTTTTTCTTGTAGGCAGCTTCTTCCTCTGGTGTGAGTTCCTTGGTAGGGAACTCAATGCCTGCTTGATTAGCACACCAGCGCAGAGCCTCTATGAAGCTTAGGTTTAGGTGATGTTGTACAAAGGATATAACATCTCCACTCGCTCCACACACGAAGCAGTGGTAAGTCTGTCTTGATGGGCTGACGACCATAGATGGCGAATGGTCATCATGGAAAGGGCACACGCCCTTATAGTTCGCACCTGTCTTGTGCAGGCGAGTAAAGGTTTCTATTACATTTACAATGTTTAGAGCTGACTTTACCTTTTCAATGAAATTTTTATCTATCATATTCCTTATTCTTCATTTTCCTCGAACAAATCCAATTGGCGTGAGTCAAGTGCTTCTTGCAAAGTTACGCCTAAGTATTCAGCTACCGCAGCATACTCCTTACTGTGATGTTTTTTCGTCCATAGTATAAGTCCCAAAAACGACGTTGATTAATTCCCGTTTCTGTGTAAAATGTTCTTGTAGGCGTGAAGTCTTCGGGGTGTCGGTACTTTATCTTCAACATTTCCATAAGGATATTGCGCTTGACTTGCAATCCGACAGTAAGGCGATTGCGCAATGCAAAGAGGCGAACAGACATAGCACTTCTATTCAATGCTCTTCCCATCTGTTCAAATGACAGCTTACCAAGATTATTCTTGACAAAGGTAGCATCACCTTCTGTCCACCGTTTATTAGCTATTTTGTTTCTAATCATATCTATAGGAGTCTAAGTTAAGAAAATAATATCTAAACATCCTTCAGAAACAGCACATGGTTGTACTGGAGGTCAAAACACAAAATCGTTGTAGCTTCGGTTGGATGAATGCGCCCAAGTTGAACCTGAGCGTATATCCGTAGAGCTTCGTGTAATAATCGAAGTTCTCGTTCTGAAAGGTCTTGTATGGAGAATTTTCCCCAGTTATCTTTATCTATAAACATTTCTTTCTTAGATATTCTGTCACATCCTGCCTGATTTCCTTTCGTAGTGACGGAGGTAATGTTAACTTTTGATTAGGAGCCTTGTAAGAAAACTGAAAAGACATCCTAAAACCCATTTTGCGGATTGCCTTTTTTCTAACTTTTCTAATGCTGGTCATAGTTATTCAAATTTAAGGTCATACAATTTGTTTCTTTCCAGCGAGCTACCAAAGACTCCTACAAGGTCACCATCTTCTTTATTTTCTCTCCATTCAAATTCAGTAGAGAAACCCTCTCCTTTTTCATTCCAAATGATACCTTCATTCTCGAGATGACCCGTCGCTTGGCGGACATGTCCATGGCTTAGTTTCATCTCGTCGATTACGATAGCTAAGCCTAATAAGTCAATTGCTTTTTCAAATTCCTTTGTTTTCATAAGATTGTTTTATTTGTTTTACATTCTTTTTCCGTAGAATACTGAACATACTTTTCAAGTAAGGTACAGTAAATACCATTTATGCACATGCGATGAGAATCACAGTTTAGACATTCTTTATGCATCAGGGAAGAGCTCGTTTTCAGGTATGTTAAGATAGTCTGAGATTACCTTTCTCTTCTGTGGGGCTGGAGTAAAGTCGCCCCTTAACCATCTATAGACAGTACTTTCATTAACACGGCATAACTTCATAATCTTTGATATCTCTTCTTTGCGCTGATTAGGAAGAGAATATATGTACTCTTTGAATCTCATTTTTATTTTTTTATATTCATTTTATTGCGCCCTCGATATATTTTTATTATTTTCGTGGCGCAAGTAATACTTGCGTAGCGCAAAGGTCTAACATTTATTTGAAATAACAAAATAAATGAGAGATTATTTCTCTCATTTATTAAAAAATAATGAAAATGGAAGAAGAAACTATTACTAATCGCATCGTTCAATTGATGAACAAAGAAGGGCATACGATAAATACGTTCGCTCGAAAATTGAATATATCTTGGACTTCGGCTAATAATATCATCACTGGTCGCAACGCACCTAATTATGAAACCATAGTTAAGATTTTAACGAGTTTTGAAAACATTGATGCTAACTGGTTGATAATGGGGCAGGAAAGACGAGAAGAAACTAATGAGGATAAACTTTATTCTGTTATTTCGATGCAACAGAAAACCATAGAAAATCAACAGAGAACAATAGACCGATTAACAGCGAAGCTCGTTGAAAACGTATCTGAAGATTCTGTTAAAAAAGTGGCGGATGTCGTATAATTAAGATGCGCCTAAAAGGTTTTTAAGAGTGTTTTTACGGTGTTTTTATTCAAACATTTTAATTAAAAAATCACTCAAATATTTGATAGTAAAGACAATGTAAGATTTATATTGTCGGTGAAAACTCGGTGAAAATTAACTAAGAACTAAAAATAACCCTATTGAATATCAGCAAGTTAGAAAGGTGAAATCTAAATCTGAAATCTGGTCATCCCGACAGAAAAAGGGAAGAAGCCGTCTGGTTTCTTCCCTTTTTGGTTTTATTGGGCTAATTAGCCTTATTAGCCTAATTAGGCCTATAAGCCTTATTAATTATCATTCTCTTAGTTTTTCTCTGCAATCTTCAAGGATTGCCATCAACTCATCCATCTTTGTTGTGCGCAACATAGCGATGCGTGTCTTCTTAAAATCAGGGATTCCTTTGAAGATTGGCGATGCTGCTAAGTGTCGACGTGTGTGCAAGATACCACGATGTTCGTCGATACGTTCCACATTAATGCGTAGCATTTCTTCAAGTATATCTATCTTGTCATCGATAGTCAACTGCTTCTCACCTTGATTAAAGAGCCACGGACAGCCGAAGGTTGCACGACCAATCATCACCGCATCAACACCATAACGGTCAAACTTCTCGTGCGCTTCTTCAATACTTGTAACATCACCATTGCCAATGATGGGGATATGGATGCGTGGATTGTTCTTCACCTCACCAATCAATGTCCAGTCAGCTTCGCCTGTATACATCTGTGCGCGAGTACGTCCATGAATGGTTAATGCCTGTATACCACAGTCTTGTAGCTGTTCTGCAAGGTCGGTAATAATCAAATTATCGTTGTCCCAACCTAATCGAGTCTTCACAGTGACAGGTGTGTTGACAGCCTTTACCACCTCTCGTGTGATATCAAGTAGCAGTGGGATGTTCTTCAACATACCAGAGCCAGCACCCTTGTTAGCCACTTTCTTCACCGGACAACCAAAGTTAATGTCAATCACATCGGGCTTTACCTGTTCTACAATCTTGGCTGCTTCAACCATTGAAGCTACATCTCTGCCGTATATCTGTATGCCTACAGGGCGCTCACTATCGTCAATGACTATCTTTGCAAGTGTTGATTTGATATTACGGATAACTGCATCAGCCGACACAAACTCCGTATATACCATGGCTGCACCGAAGCGTTTGCACATCTTTCGGAAGCCAATATCCGTCACATCTTCCATTGGAGCCAAGAATAGTGGGCGTTCCCCCAAATCTATTGTTCCTATTTTCATAGGTGCAAAGGTAACGAAAAGGCTTTGAATAGTAAAGGAGTAAGAAGGCAAAAAAGCAAAAAGAGGGAATGTTTTAATGTCCTTCCGTTAAATGTATGGACGCTTTTCGTATTGCTTTAACGTAAGAGCCGAGGTTGCTCATTAAACAAAAATATGGCTAAGACAGTCAGCATTCTATCCGATTATCATCCTTTTTCATTGAAAATCATTTCTTTTTGGACTTCAAAAATAGGCAGACAGTGATTTGAAAAATCATTACATAATTTCAAGGAAAACTTCTATAACTAACGGCAAAAACACATATAAGAAGTAGGTTTGTAATCAACAGAGAATCAATTGGTTATCAAGTAGTAAAATAAAAGGTGCTTAATCGGACTTCAAAAGGGCGTTAGTAAGGGGCTTAAAGGGCACCTTTTGCAAGTCAATTAGGCGTCTTTAAGAACCCCAAAGAGCATGTATTGGTTTTGAGTCGCACGAAAATAATTTACAAACTTCATATAGTAAGGGAATACGTTGATAGTAGAAGACAGATAGACATTGCACCTAATTGCGTTTATCATGTAGTTATCCCTCTTTGTAAAACCATCTAATTAGAGGTAATCATACCATGTATGCGGATGAATCTCATTCTATTAACAATCTACGCATTTAACGGAAGAACTGTTTTTAAAAGCTAATAGGGTAGGGAAATGAAAAGGAAAGGGAAGAAAAGAGGAATGATATTTTTCAATCTTAAATATTTTGTACTACACAAAATATGTAGTATTTTTGCAATATAAAGTTCACGTATTATGGATGATCAGTATAAAATCCCCTATTTGAACGCTGTTATCAGAACGTTTGGCAATCGCTTTAACTTGACGGTACAGCAATCTTTCCGCTATCTTTATAACTTTAAAGGAATACAATTTCTTTTAGAGTATTATGACGTGGAACATACATTGTCTATAGATGATACGGTAGATGACCTTATCAAAGTTTGTCAAAAGAATGGAGGAGAATTAGCATGAGACTTTATCATGGTACTAATATTGATTTTTCAGAGATTGATCTCGCAAAGTCTTTCCCGCTAAAAGACTTCGGACAAGGCTTTTACTTGACGACAATACGTGAGCAGGCAGAACGAATGGCGAAACGAAAACACGAAGCATTGGGGGGCAAAGCCATTGTACAAGAGTATGAATTCGATGAGAGTGCCTTACATAAAGGTGATTTGAAAGTGCTGATTTTTGAAGGAACTACCCCTGAATGGGCAACATTTATCTTTAATAATAGGTCAAGAAACAAAAACTATCAGCATGATTATGATATCGTTGTCGGACCTATAGCAGATGATGGAGTAGCCTTTCTTATTAACCAATACACGACGGGAGCAGTCACTTTGGCACAGTTTACAAGGATGCTTAAGTTTAAGAAGCTCAGTAATCAGTATTTCTTTGGAACTGAAAAGGCTGTAAAATTATTAAGTAGAATAAAGTAATGACTCAACAAGAAAGATTTAAACACCTTGTCAATTTCACGATTGATGAGCTGACAACTTATCTTATAAAAGACTTTCATTTGGATCCTGCAGAAGCTTTGGATATTGTTTATTCTTCAAAGACACTTGAACTTCTGCAGAACAAACGGACTGGACTTTATGACCAAAGTCCAGGCTATGTGTATCATTTGCTCAAGCATGAGTATAAGACTGGGCAATTACCACAAGTCAACTAATCTTTATTAAAACGATTATCTAAATTTAATTTACAGCCATCTTTGCAACCGAGTTGCAAAACATAATCTTTATCTTTGCAGCAGAATATTAATGCAGTAACAGGTTTTAGATTATGAAAAAGAAACTTATAAGAATCATTCTTACGGCTGTACTCCTCGCTGGAGCATGGTTAGTAGAGCATTTCACAGCACTTCCAATGTGGCAGGTGCTGCTTGTTTATTTGGTCCCTTATCTGGTTATCAGTTATGATGTATTAGGTGAAGCGGTTGAGGGAATCATGGAAGGCGATCCTTTTGATGAAAACTTCCTTATGAGTATTGCGACTATCGGAGCATTGCTCATCGGTTTTCTTCCTGGTGCCGAACCACAGTTTATCGAAGGAGTCTTCGTGATGTTGTTCTTCCAATTAGGCGAACTCTTTGAGCATTATGCGGAAGATAAGGCGCGCGACTCCATCTCTGAACTGATGGATATTCGTCCCGATGTAGCCAATGTGGAACGAAATGGAGTGGTAGTGAGCGTAAGTCCAGAGGAAGTGAAGATAGGTGAGACGGTGATTGTTAAACCAGGAGAGAAGATTCCATTAGATGGAAGAGTGCTTGAGGGCGCCTCCAGCCTTAATACCGTAGCCCTTACGGGTGAGAGTATGCCACGTGATGTAAGTGCAGGCATGGAAGTTATCTCTGGTTGTGTTAACCTTTCGGGTGTGTTAAAGGTGCAAGTTGAAAAGGCATATAGCGAGTCTACCGCTGCAAAGATTATCCAACTCGTTGAAGAGGCAGGTGATAACAAGTCACGCAGTGAGTCTTTCATTCGCCGTTTTGCACGTGTCTATACGCCTATCGTGGTGATTGCCGCTCTTGCTTTGGCTGTTATTCCTCCGTTCTTTTATGATAGTTACGCACCAGCCTTTGGTGTTTGGCTCTATCGTGCATTGACCTTCTTGGTTGTAAGTTGCCCATGTGCTTTGGTTATTTCTATTCCTCTTACCTTCTTTGCGGGTATCGGTGGGGCTTCTCATAAGGGAATCCTCATTAAGGGTGGTAACTATATGGATGCTTTGTCAAAGCTCTCTACGGTAGTATTCGATAAGACAGGAACATTGACACGTGGTACTTTTGATGTTGAGGCTATCCACCCAGAGAGACTCTCTGAGCATGAGTTGCTCCATTTAGCAGCCCATGTTGAACGTTATTCTACCCATCCAATTGCCCTTGCTCTCCGTATGGCATATGCGAATGAAAAGGATAATTGTACTGTTGAAGATATACAAGAAACAGCGGGACAGGGCATTACGGCTACTGTTAATAATCAGAAAGTAAGTGTTGGTAACAGCCGTTTAATGGCAACATTAGGTATTACAATCCCTATCTGCAAGCGTTGTACGAGCCATGCGGGTACGATTGTTCACGTTGCGATTGATGGTGAATATGCAGGTCATATCGTTATCTCTGACCAGTTAAAGGCTGATGCTGTGAAGGCTATAGAGTCTCTGAAGCAGTTGGGGGTTAGTAAGACAGTGATGCTGAGCGGCGACAAGAGGGAAGTTGTTGAGCAAGTTGCCGAGCAGACAAAGGTGACGGAATACTATGCCGAACTGCTCCCTACTGACAAAGTAAAGCATGTTGAGCGTCTCATTGCAGAGAAAAATGCAGGTGAAACAATCGCCTTTGTTGGTGATGGAATCAATGATGCACCAGTGTTGGCACGTGCTGATGTGGGCATTGCTATGGGTGCTTTGGGAAGTGATGCAGCCATCGAAGCAGCTGATGTTGTGTTGATGGATGATAAACCTTCAAAGATTGCACTTGCTATTGAACTCTCACGTCGTACTATTTTCATTGCAAAGGAGAACGCATGGTTCGCCATCGGTATTAAAGTTGCAGTCCTTCTTCTTGCCACCTTTGGAATGGCAAGCATGGGATTAGCTGTCTTTGCTGATGTTGGCGTTATGGTTCTTGCCGTTCTTAATGCGATGAGAGCAAGATAGAAAGGCGTTCTTCTCAATTTATTTTCATGAAAATAAATATTTTTCTTCATGAACGTAAATATTTATTTTCGTGAAAATAATTTCTTTTTTACATGGAAGTAATTTGGTATCTGTCGTAAAGTAGCTACGCAGATGCCATTTTTAATAGTGTGAAAAGCATGTTTTGATAAAGTAATAGAGTGTTCTCTTTCGGCTTATCTGGCATTCCG is drawn from Prevotella melaninogenica and contains these coding sequences:
- a CDS encoding S49 family peptidase, with translation MKELQSLLVSGKPLFITIDGFRQAMLTAFPLSGKAPDKPEMKSALSMTKDEMLAYLNTHSWYQLESHLALLDIQKITNQENTAPITLTDEFNDEQLPDNSIAYHRVFGTVMSDSYYYFSSKQLQSDLLAAEANPQISCHFLHINSPGGEAWYLDRLSETLRSCEKPILTFYEQMCCSAGYYIGCHGQRIYAMTQNDYVGCIGTMCSFYDFEEYFAKLGIKKVEAKATKSDLKNKVFDDLRQGKDEQFVKDILDPMNVQFLDEVLSQRSKLVNLPDDTPVLRGETFYTPQAVELGLTDGCKTMVEAIVETATMGREYTEAKKLKTAVYNI
- a CDS encoding XRE family transcriptional regulator, with the translated sequence MIRNKIANKRWTEGDATFVKNNLGKLSFEQMGRALNRSAMSVRLFALRNRLTVGLQVKRNILMEMLKIKYRHPEDFTPTRTFYTETGINQRRFWDLYYGRKNITVRSMLR
- a CDS encoding 4-hydroxybenzoyl-CoA thioesterase, producing the protein MKTKEFEKAIDLLGLAIVIDEMKLSHGHVRQATGHLENEGIIWNEKGEGFSTEFEWRENKEDGDLVGVFGSSLERNKLYDLKFE
- a CDS encoding XRE family transcriptional regulator, producing the protein MRFKEYIYSLPNQRKEEISKIMKLCRVNESTVYRWLRGDFTPAPQKRKVISDYLNIPENELFPDA
- a CDS encoding helix-turn-helix transcriptional regulator: MKMEEETITNRIVQLMNKEGHTINTFARKLNISWTSANNIITGRNAPNYETIVKILTSFENIDANWLIMGQERREETNEDKLYSVISMQQKTIENQQRTIDRLTAKLVENVSEDSVKKVADVV
- the dusB gene encoding tRNA dihydrouridine synthase DusB, translated to MKIGTIDLGERPLFLAPMEDVTDIGFRKMCKRFGAAMVYTEFVSADAVIRNIKSTLAKIVIDDSERPVGIQIYGRDVASMVEAAKIVEQVKPDVIDINFGCPVKKVANKGAGSGMLKNIPLLLDITREVVKAVNTPVTVKTRLGWDNDNLIITDLAEQLQDCGIQALTIHGRTRAQMYTGEADWTLIGEVKNNPRIHIPIIGNGDVTSIEEAHEKFDRYGVDAVMIGRATFGCPWLFNQGEKQLTIDDKIDILEEMLRINVERIDEHRGILHTRRHLAASPIFKGIPDFKKTRIAMLRTTKMDELMAILEDCREKLRE
- a CDS encoding DUF3791 domain-containing protein — its product is MDDQYKIPYLNAVIRTFGNRFNLTVQQSFRYLYNFKGIQFLLEYYDVEHTLSIDDTVDDLIKVCQKNGGELA
- a CDS encoding DUF3990 domain-containing protein, with the protein product MRLYHGTNIDFSEIDLAKSFPLKDFGQGFYLTTIREQAERMAKRKHEALGGKAIVQEYEFDESALHKGDLKVLIFEGTTPEWATFIFNNRSRNKNYQHDYDIVVGPIADDGVAFLINQYTTGAVTLAQFTRMLKFKKLSNQYFFGTEKAVKLLSRIK
- a CDS encoding heavy metal translocating P-type ATPase, coding for MKKKLIRIILTAVLLAGAWLVEHFTALPMWQVLLVYLVPYLVISYDVLGEAVEGIMEGDPFDENFLMSIATIGALLIGFLPGAEPQFIEGVFVMLFFQLGELFEHYAEDKARDSISELMDIRPDVANVERNGVVVSVSPEEVKIGETVIVKPGEKIPLDGRVLEGASSLNTVALTGESMPRDVSAGMEVISGCVNLSGVLKVQVEKAYSESTAAKIIQLVEEAGDNKSRSESFIRRFARVYTPIVVIAALALAVIPPFFYDSYAPAFGVWLYRALTFLVVSCPCALVISIPLTFFAGIGGASHKGILIKGGNYMDALSKLSTVVFDKTGTLTRGTFDVEAIHPERLSEHELLHLAAHVERYSTHPIALALRMAYANEKDNCTVEDIQETAGQGITATVNNQKVSVGNSRLMATLGITIPICKRCTSHAGTIVHVAIDGEYAGHIVISDQLKADAVKAIESLKQLGVSKTVMLSGDKREVVEQVAEQTKVTEYYAELLPTDKVKHVERLIAEKNAGETIAFVGDGINDAPVLARADVGIAMGALGSDAAIEAADVVLMDDKPSKIALAIELSRRTIFIAKENAWFAIGIKVAVLLLATFGMASMGLAVFADVGVMVLAVLNAMRAR